In the Micromonospora narathiwatensis genome, one interval contains:
- a CDS encoding glycosyltransferase family 2 protein, whose protein sequence is MPAADAVAVVVPNFNKAKTLRACLDSIYAQTHQPTEVIVVDDHSTDTSPTITHDYPCTLITTPTNQGPAAARNTGAANSTAPLLFFVDSDTALAPDAIENAIHLLHHTPHAGMIQGIYAPHPLYDDGPVEAYRVAFEHHWRKRSVGRSRAATLFAASLIPRAVFDEVGGFDERLRTGEDAEFGTRMPERYRLVVTDTVVTRHDDVDRFLPFVREQFGFATATPLVMLRAGRRRNAGTGMRVNAVSPTGLVLSGLSLLTLPLLPVLPGLVPLWLALLVASTAMSHEFLRFTYRLRGPGFAAYATGMHTLFYALAVVGTGVGALRVAYVLARRWAR, encoded by the coding sequence ATGCCGGCGGCGGACGCGGTGGCGGTGGTGGTGCCGAACTTCAACAAGGCCAAAACCCTGCGCGCCTGCCTCGACTCCATCTACGCCCAAACCCACCAACCCACCGAAGTCATCGTCGTCGACGACCACAGCACCGACACCTCCCCCACCATCACCCACGACTACCCCTGCACCCTCATCACCACCCCCACCAACCAAGGACCAGCCGCCGCCCGCAACACCGGAGCAGCCAACAGCACCGCACCCCTGCTCTTCTTCGTCGACTCCGACACCGCACTCGCCCCCGACGCCATCGAAAACGCCATCCACCTCCTCCACCACACCCCCCACGCCGGAATGATCCAAGGCATCTACGCCCCCCACCCCCTCTACGACGACGGCCCCGTCGAGGCCTACCGCGTCGCCTTCGAACACCACTGGCGCAAACGCAGCGTCGGACGTTCACGGGCCGCGACGCTCTTCGCGGCCAGCCTCATCCCCCGCGCCGTGTTCGACGAGGTCGGCGGGTTCGACGAGCGGCTGCGTACCGGGGAGGACGCCGAGTTCGGCACGCGGATGCCCGAGCGGTACCGGCTGGTGGTCACCGACACCGTGGTCACCCGGCACGACGACGTCGACCGCTTCCTGCCGTTCGTACGCGAGCAGTTCGGCTTCGCGACCGCCACCCCGCTGGTGATGCTCCGCGCCGGGCGGCGGCGCAACGCCGGCACCGGGATGCGGGTCAACGCGGTGTCACCGACGGGCCTGGTGCTGTCCGGGCTGAGTCTGCTGACGCTGCCGCTCCTGCCCGTCCTGCCGGGGCTGGTGCCGCTGTGGCTCGCCCTGCTCGTGGCGTCCACCGCCATGAGCCACGAGTTCCTCCGCTTCACCTACCGGCTGCGTGGGCCCGGCTTCGCCGCGTACGCGACGGGCATGCACACGCTGTTCTACGCCCTGGCGGTGGTCGGCACCGGGGTGGGCGCGCTGCGGGTCGCCTACGTCCTGGCCCGGAGGTGGGCGCGGTGA
- a CDS encoding glycosyltransferase 87 family protein produces the protein MIVLSRDPTRSARRTATGTVLLAVGATVAAIAAVHWVAARSGSAWSPGGDLAVYRQAVQAALADGTPYETSRDGYGFVYPPFAVLALTPLAWFGPTAGYWGWTVVSALAVPAVVWLLVDHLTPAGDRRRPTLLAAGTLAVLPLSPIAGTLLLGNVNILLLALLLLDLLLITGRHQGVLVGVAAGIKLTPLVFVGYLLLTRRTRAGVTALLSFLGTVAVGFLLLPAASVTFWGGAFLDSSRTRPPGEEAFGSSIRGAALNLLPGPGPAAWLPVSVVVGVVGLAVAVWASRRGEELTGILTCAVTGLLVSPVTWYAHWVWCVPLLALLAARTWHRPGPARLLVGALWLVFALPLPWWVAYVVGWAPVPERAWVMPVELLYTLTGAGLLVLAAVWLRRSAPVRPGRATVGGRL, from the coding sequence ATGATCGTTCTCTCCCGCGACCCGACGCGCTCCGCGCGGCGTACGGCCACCGGCACGGTGCTCCTGGCGGTCGGCGCGACGGTGGCGGCGATAGCGGCCGTGCACTGGGTCGCGGCGCGCAGCGGGAGCGCCTGGTCCCCCGGTGGCGACCTGGCGGTCTACCGGCAGGCCGTCCAGGCGGCCCTGGCCGACGGTACGCCGTACGAGACCAGCCGCGACGGATACGGCTTCGTCTACCCCCCGTTCGCCGTGCTGGCACTGACCCCACTGGCGTGGTTCGGCCCGACGGCCGGGTACTGGGGATGGACGGTGGTGTCGGCGCTCGCCGTGCCGGCCGTGGTGTGGCTCCTGGTCGACCACCTCACCCCCGCCGGGGACCGGCGGCGGCCGACCCTGCTGGCCGCCGGCACCCTGGCCGTGCTGCCGCTCTCCCCGATCGCGGGGACGCTGCTGCTGGGCAACGTGAACATCCTCCTGCTGGCGCTGCTCCTGCTCGACCTGCTGCTGATCACGGGGCGGCACCAGGGCGTCCTGGTCGGCGTCGCCGCCGGGATCAAGCTGACCCCGCTCGTCTTCGTCGGCTACCTCCTGCTGACCCGTCGGACCAGGGCCGGCGTGACCGCCCTGCTGAGCTTCCTCGGCACCGTGGCGGTCGGCTTCCTGCTCCTGCCCGCCGCCTCCGTCACCTTCTGGGGCGGGGCGTTCCTGGACAGCTCGCGGACCAGGCCGCCCGGCGAGGAGGCGTTCGGCAGTTCCATCCGGGGTGCCGCGCTGAACCTGCTTCCGGGCCCCGGGCCGGCCGCGTGGCTGCCCGTGAGCGTGGTGGTGGGCGTGGTCGGGCTGGCCGTCGCGGTGTGGGCGAGCCGCCGGGGCGAGGAGCTGACCGGGATCCTGACGTGCGCGGTGACCGGCCTGCTCGTCTCGCCGGTCACCTGGTACGCCCACTGGGTCTGGTGCGTGCCGCTGCTGGCGCTGCTGGCCGCGCGTACGTGGCACCGGCCGGGCCCCGCCCGGCTGCTCGTCGGCGCCCTGTGGCTCGTCTTCGCCCTGCCGCTGCCGTGGTGGGTCGCGTACGTGGTCGGGTGGGCGCCGGTTCCGGAACGGGCGTGGGTGATGCCGGTCGAGCTGCTCTACACCCTCACCGGCGCGGGGCTGCTGGTCCTGGCGGCGGTGTGGCTGCGCCGCAGCGCTCCGGTGCGGCCGGGCCGGGCGACCGTCGGCGGGCGGCTCTGA
- a CDS encoding glycosyltransferase family 2 protein, translated as MDPLVSVVIPCYNRARTVELCVRSVRQQTYPAVEIIVVDDASSDGSAAVAASAGATVLRLETNSGPGAARNLGAERARGEILFFLDADVALEPGSVAAAVAKLRSTPRLGAICGVLRPESLLSHNLIAEYRALQMYHWWLAREGPMEGLHTALCAMRTEVFHEIGPFNPDLRHTEAPEYGHRIRQRYDVHSTAAIAGVHDHDTTLRVLLPKVFLRARASAAEVRRGEVLGGAASRVLASGLVLAAALTLPLPLVAWPGGVAVPLALVAVAVALDAGTYRRVVTSRGARFGLRFAAVHLLYQLTSAAGAAIGSAQRLLRRATWRATPSVGVPR; from the coding sequence GTGGACCCGCTGGTCTCAGTCGTCATACCGTGCTACAACCGGGCGCGCACCGTCGAGCTGTGCGTACGGTCGGTGCGGCAGCAGACGTACCCGGCCGTCGAGATCATCGTGGTCGACGACGCCAGCAGCGACGGCTCCGCCGCCGTCGCCGCGTCGGCCGGCGCCACGGTCCTGCGCCTGGAGACCAACAGCGGCCCCGGGGCCGCCCGGAACCTCGGCGCCGAGCGGGCCCGCGGGGAGATCCTGTTCTTCCTCGACGCGGACGTCGCACTCGAACCGGGCAGCGTCGCCGCGGCGGTCGCGAAGCTGCGGTCCACGCCCCGGCTGGGCGCGATCTGCGGCGTGCTGCGACCGGAGTCCCTGCTGTCCCACAACCTCATCGCCGAGTACCGGGCCCTGCAGATGTACCACTGGTGGCTGGCCCGGGAAGGCCCCATGGAAGGGCTGCACACCGCCCTGTGCGCGATGCGCACCGAGGTGTTCCACGAGATCGGACCGTTCAATCCCGACCTGCGGCACACCGAGGCGCCCGAGTACGGACACCGGATCCGCCAGCGGTACGACGTGCACAGCACCGCGGCGATAGCCGGCGTGCACGACCACGACACCACGCTGCGGGTGCTGCTGCCGAAGGTGTTCCTGCGGGCGCGCGCCAGCGCCGCCGAGGTACGACGCGGCGAGGTGCTCGGCGGCGCCGCCTCCCGCGTACTGGCCAGCGGCCTGGTCCTCGCCGCCGCCCTCACCCTGCCGCTGCCGCTGGTCGCGTGGCCCGGTGGCGTGGCGGTGCCGCTGGCGCTCGTCGCCGTGGCCGTCGCGCTGGACGCCGGCACCTACCGCCGGGTGGTGACCAGCCGGGGAGCGCGGTTCGGACTGCGGTTCGCCGCCGTCCACCTGCTGTACCAGCTCACCTCGGCGGCCGGCGCGGCGATCGGATCGGCGCAGCGGCTCCTGCGCCGCGCCACCTGGCGGGCCACCCCCTCGGTCGGGGTCCCCCGATGA
- a CDS encoding polysaccharide deacetylase family protein: MRRSPALRAAAIVTVVLAMLVSGAYLIGRSLLPQASPSGDTPSATDTPIPAGVQMTTGSARVALTFNDGPDPTWTPLVLKALRQSHVKATFCLLGKNAQAYPELVRTIVADGHTVCNHTWNEDLDLGSQSRLDIEGNLLRTSQAIHAAAPDAPIRYFRQPGGNWTPQLVAVAEDMGMTSLHWAVNPRDWEEPPAAAIIATISKGTEPGSIVLLHDGGGDRQNSVTALTTLLPDLLSRFQLEALPVDAPVTGQTRAPSPPQEQGGKP; encoded by the coding sequence ATGCGCCGGTCTCCGGCGCTGCGTGCCGCCGCCATCGTGACGGTGGTCCTGGCGATGCTGGTCAGCGGCGCCTATCTGATCGGCCGGTCCCTGCTGCCGCAGGCGTCACCGTCCGGCGACACGCCGTCCGCCACCGACACCCCCATCCCCGCCGGTGTCCAGATGACCACCGGCTCGGCGCGGGTGGCGCTGACCTTCAACGACGGACCCGACCCCACCTGGACCCCGCTCGTCCTGAAGGCGCTGCGCCAGTCCCACGTCAAGGCGACGTTCTGCCTGCTCGGCAAGAACGCCCAGGCGTATCCGGAACTCGTGCGGACCATCGTGGCCGACGGTCACACGGTGTGCAACCACACCTGGAACGAAGACCTCGACCTCGGCAGTCAGTCACGTCTGGACATTGAGGGCAATCTGCTCCGTACCAGCCAGGCCATCCATGCCGCCGCACCGGACGCCCCGATCAGGTACTTCCGACAGCCGGGCGGGAACTGGACGCCGCAGCTTGTCGCCGTCGCCGAGGACATGGGCATGACCAGCCTGCACTGGGCGGTGAACCCCCGGGACTGGGAGGAACCGCCGGCAGCCGCCATCATCGCCACCATCTCGAAGGGCACCGAGCCTGGCTCCATCGTGCTCCTGCACGACGGCGGCGGCGATCGGCAGAACAGCGTCACCGCCCTCACGACCCTGCTGCCCGACCTGCTGAGCCGCTTCCAACTCGAGGCGTTGCCCGTTGACGCACCGGTGACCGGCCAGACCAGGGCACCGTCACCACCCCAGGAACAAGGCGGGAAACCGTAG
- a CDS encoding class I SAM-dependent methyltransferase, which translates to MNVPRSAAHVWDEEYRRGRYRDEPPVAFVADILAAAARTGATNGLYVGCGNGRNLMPLVDGGLDLLGLDISAEAVRQLADRRPDRAGRLRQGDLDSLPAGETWPLVIAIQVFQHGNREQAHRQVRAAQRRVAPDGLICVRVNAVGTDVWPAHEVVERAPDGGFTVRYTAGPKRGLDIHFFSHAELDQLFAEWAPVLPLRPHRTERDTPGTGQWTQWEAIWRRRVSGNRRE; encoded by the coding sequence ATGAACGTGCCCCGATCCGCCGCCCACGTCTGGGACGAGGAATACCGGCGCGGCCGGTACCGCGACGAGCCGCCGGTCGCCTTCGTCGCCGACATCCTGGCCGCCGCCGCCCGGACGGGCGCGACCAACGGGCTCTACGTCGGCTGCGGCAACGGGCGCAACCTGATGCCGCTGGTGGACGGCGGCCTCGACCTGCTCGGCCTGGACATCTCCGCCGAGGCGGTCCGCCAGCTCGCCGACCGACGACCGGACCGGGCCGGACGCCTGCGCCAGGGCGACCTGGACTCACTTCCGGCCGGGGAGACCTGGCCGCTGGTGATCGCCATCCAGGTCTTCCAGCACGGCAACCGCGAGCAGGCGCACCGACAGGTCCGCGCGGCCCAGCGGCGGGTCGCTCCGGACGGACTGATCTGCGTACGGGTCAACGCGGTCGGCACGGATGTGTGGCCGGCGCACGAGGTGGTGGAGCGGGCCCCTGACGGCGGGTTCACCGTGCGCTACACCGCCGGGCCGAAGCGCGGGCTGGACATCCACTTCTTCAGCCATGCCGAGCTGGACCAGCTCTTCGCGGAGTGGGCGCCGGTCCTCCCGCTTCGGCCGCACCGCACCGAGCGGGACACGCCCGGCACCGGACAGTGGACGCAGTGGGAGGCCATCTGGCGACGCCGCGTGTCCGGCAACCGCCGCGAATGA
- a CDS encoding helix-turn-helix domain-containing protein — protein sequence MDDNFDQALSAVGPRLRALRQQRNTTLAELSASTGISVSTLSRLESGTRRPTLELLLPLARAHGVTLDELVDAPPTGDPRIHLRPITRHGMIMLPLTRRAGGIQAYKLVIPAGTHRNEPDPQTHEGYEWLYVLNGRLRLVLGDQDLLLSPGEAAEFDTRVPHWFGAADAEPVEFLSLFGRQGERAHLRARPATAPTSPPARA from the coding sequence ATGGACGACAACTTCGACCAGGCGCTCTCCGCGGTCGGCCCCCGGTTGCGCGCGTTACGCCAGCAGCGCAACACCACGCTGGCCGAGCTGTCGGCGTCGACCGGCATCTCGGTGAGCACCCTGTCCCGGCTGGAGTCCGGCACCCGCCGGCCCACGCTCGAACTCCTACTCCCGCTGGCCAGGGCCCACGGGGTCACCCTCGACGAACTCGTCGACGCTCCACCCACCGGCGACCCGCGGATCCACCTGCGCCCGATCACCCGTCACGGCATGATCATGCTGCCGCTGACCCGCCGAGCCGGCGGCATCCAGGCGTACAAGCTGGTGATCCCGGCCGGCACCCACCGGAACGAACCGGACCCGCAGACCCACGAGGGCTACGAATGGCTCTACGTCCTCAACGGGCGGCTGCGGCTCGTCCTGGGCGACCAGGACCTGCTCCTCTCCCCCGGCGAGGCGGCCGAGTTCGACACCCGCGTTCCGCACTGGTTCGGCGCCGCCGACGCCGAACCAGTGGAGTTCCTCAGCCTCTTCGGCCGGCAGGGCGAACGCGCCCACCTGCGCGCCCGCCCCGCGACCGCGCCGACGTCGCCACCGGCCCGGGCCTGA
- a CDS encoding NAD(P)/FAD-dependent oxidoreductase, with amino-acid sequence MTEQFRESYDVVVVGGGAAGLSGALTLARARRSVLVVDAGAPRNAPADGVHGLLAREGIRPAELLERGRAEVCGYGGQVVHGEVGAATHEGDGFTVVLTDGRTVRARRLLVTTGLVDELPDDVPGLRERWGRDVLHCPYCHGWEVRDRAIGVLATGPLSVHQALLFRQWSADITFFTHTMPAPTDEQAEQMAARGIHVVNGAVASLEIADDRLVGVRLGDGRLVRRDALAVSPRMVARAGFLATLGLRLSPHPSGAGEHLAADATGRTEVPGVWVAGNVTDPAAQVGAAAAAGTVAAAQINADLVAEETRQAVAAHRDPFSARSEARISELVTGDRRHGL; translated from the coding sequence ATGACCGAGCAGTTCAGGGAGAGCTACGACGTGGTGGTGGTCGGCGGGGGTGCCGCAGGGTTGAGCGGCGCGCTGACGCTGGCCCGGGCCCGCCGGTCGGTGCTGGTGGTCGACGCCGGCGCCCCGCGCAACGCCCCGGCGGACGGGGTGCACGGCCTGCTGGCCCGGGAGGGGATCCGGCCGGCCGAGCTGTTGGAGCGCGGCCGGGCGGAGGTGTGCGGCTACGGCGGGCAGGTGGTCCACGGCGAGGTCGGCGCCGCGACGCACGAGGGCGACGGGTTCACGGTGGTGCTGACCGACGGCCGTACGGTGCGGGCACGCCGGCTGCTGGTGACCACCGGGTTGGTGGACGAACTGCCCGACGACGTGCCGGGGCTGCGGGAACGGTGGGGGCGGGACGTGCTTCATTGTCCGTACTGTCACGGATGGGAGGTCCGGGACCGGGCCATCGGGGTGCTGGCCACCGGGCCGTTGTCGGTGCACCAGGCGTTGCTGTTCCGGCAGTGGAGCGCCGACATCACGTTCTTCACCCACACCATGCCGGCGCCCACCGACGAGCAGGCGGAGCAGATGGCCGCCCGGGGCATCCACGTGGTGAACGGTGCGGTGGCGTCCCTTGAGATCGCCGACGACCGCCTGGTGGGCGTACGGCTGGGCGACGGCCGGCTGGTCCGCCGCGACGCCCTGGCGGTCTCGCCGCGGATGGTGGCGCGCGCCGGCTTCCTGGCGACGCTCGGGTTGCGACTGTCACCGCACCCCTCCGGGGCCGGTGAACACCTTGCGGCGGACGCGACCGGCCGGACCGAGGTGCCCGGGGTGTGGGTCGCGGGCAACGTCACCGATCCGGCCGCCCAGGTCGGTGCCGCCGCGGCGGCCGGCACGGTCGCAGCGGCCCAGATCAACGCCGATCTGGTCGCCGAGGAGACCCGGCAGGCGGTCGCCGCCCATCGTGACCCGTTCTCGGCCCGGTCCGAGGCACGGATCAGCGAGTTGGTGACGGGTGACCGCCGCCACGGGCTGTGA
- a CDS encoding lipopolysaccharide biosynthesis protein, with amino-acid sequence MSAQHTGTAGPSVTAPDVGAVAEPIGVRLRQHLRDPLNGNVYALMLNTALSSVLGIAYWALAARLYSPAELGVGAAMVSTMTFLSNLSQLNLNGALARFLPAAAEQGSRLVGYAYGVTCLAALALSSGFLLLAPLVTDRLDFLHRTPLLAAAFVISVAGWCVFTLQDSVLTALRGVVWVPVENTAFGLAKIVLLVLFAGLVPSLGIFISWNLAVVAALVPVNVLVFRRLLPRQRVRRTGAALPGRRVLARFVALDYVGYLFMQAGTNALPLIVTARLGAEANGVFYVAWLLGGSLELVAYHFGTSLTVEAAADESRLAAYARQVLRRGLVLFVPAVVLLCVSAPLLLALFGSDYASTGSDTLRLFAVAVLPKLVLTVFVAASRVQRRVGRIIAVQAFTSALVVSLALVAMAEIGVVGVGYAYLAGQVVVMVAVLPSMMRLLRGAS; translated from the coding sequence GTGAGCGCCCAACACACCGGGACCGCGGGCCCGTCGGTCACGGCCCCCGACGTCGGGGCCGTCGCCGAGCCGATCGGCGTACGGCTGCGCCAGCACCTGCGCGACCCGCTGAACGGCAACGTCTACGCACTGATGCTCAACACCGCCCTGAGCTCGGTGCTGGGCATCGCGTACTGGGCTCTCGCGGCCCGGCTCTACTCACCGGCCGAGCTGGGCGTCGGAGCGGCGATGGTGTCCACGATGACGTTCCTGAGCAACCTCTCCCAGCTCAATCTGAACGGCGCTCTCGCCCGTTTCCTGCCCGCCGCGGCCGAGCAGGGCAGCCGGCTGGTCGGGTACGCCTACGGGGTCACCTGTCTTGCGGCCCTCGCCCTGAGCAGCGGTTTCCTGCTGCTCGCGCCCCTGGTCACCGACCGGCTCGACTTCCTGCACCGCACTCCCCTGCTCGCTGCGGCGTTCGTCATCTCCGTCGCCGGCTGGTGCGTCTTCACCCTGCAGGACAGCGTGCTGACCGCCCTGCGCGGTGTCGTCTGGGTCCCGGTGGAGAACACCGCCTTCGGGCTCGCCAAGATCGTGCTGCTGGTGCTGTTCGCGGGCCTCGTACCGAGCCTGGGCATCTTCATCTCGTGGAACCTGGCGGTCGTCGCGGCGCTCGTCCCCGTCAACGTGCTGGTCTTCCGCCGGCTGTTGCCCCGGCAGCGGGTACGCCGCACCGGAGCGGCGTTGCCCGGCCGTCGGGTGCTCGCCCGGTTCGTGGCGCTGGACTACGTCGGATACCTGTTCATGCAGGCCGGCACGAACGCCCTGCCGTTGATCGTGACCGCCCGGCTGGGCGCGGAGGCCAACGGCGTCTTCTACGTGGCCTGGCTCCTCGGCGGCTCGCTGGAGCTGGTGGCGTACCACTTCGGCACCTCGCTGACCGTGGAGGCCGCCGCCGACGAATCGAGGCTCGCGGCGTACGCGCGGCAGGTGCTGCGACGGGGCCTCGTCCTCTTCGTACCGGCGGTCGTCCTGCTCTGCGTGTCGGCGCCGCTGCTGCTGGCCCTCTTCGGCAGCGACTACGCCTCGACCGGGTCGGACACCCTGCGGCTCTTCGCCGTCGCGGTGCTGCCCAAGCTGGTGCTGACCGTCTTCGTCGCGGCGTCCCGGGTGCAACGCCGGGTGGGGCGCATCATCGCCGTGCAGGCGTTCACCAGCGCCCTGGTCGTGTCGCTGGCGCTGGTCGCGATGGCCGAGATCGGGGTCGTCGGGGTCGGCTACGCGTACCTCGCCGGACAGGTCGTGGTGATGGTTGCCGTCCTACCGTCGATGATGCGGCTGTTGAGGGGCGCGTCGTGA
- a CDS encoding polysaccharide deacetylase family protein, producing the protein MSRSAKTVVPVLCYHSVGDVRRDNTLRWSVSPGDFDEQMALIRERGRTPMTVSGYAAVLRGLAPPPPRPVLITFDDGFPDLAETALPVLRRHRLTATAYVIAARVGTAPPPDGDPSLDWEQLRELHAHGVEIGSHSRSHCALDCLRPSELHQEAAGSRRALEDGLGTSVRSFAYPYGYHSGAVRSAVRAAGYTSACGVKNALSHPNDDVFAIARVLIERDTGTAGIGALLDGTGWPLAWRGERLRTRGWRAYRRARHLLYTARPQLTQPPS; encoded by the coding sequence GTGAGCCGGTCAGCGAAGACCGTCGTCCCCGTCCTCTGCTACCACAGCGTCGGCGACGTACGTCGGGACAACACGCTGCGCTGGTCGGTGTCGCCGGGCGACTTCGACGAGCAGATGGCGCTGATCCGGGAGCGCGGGCGTACGCCGATGACGGTGAGCGGCTACGCGGCCGTGCTGCGCGGGCTGGCCCCGCCGCCACCCCGCCCCGTGCTGATCACCTTTGACGACGGGTTCCCCGACCTTGCCGAAACCGCACTCCCGGTGCTGCGCCGGCACCGGCTCACGGCGACCGCGTACGTCATCGCCGCGCGGGTGGGCACGGCGCCGCCGCCGGACGGGGATCCGTCACTCGACTGGGAGCAGCTCCGTGAGCTGCACGCGCACGGGGTGGAGATCGGGTCGCACAGCCGGAGCCACTGCGCGCTCGACTGCCTGCGCCCGAGTGAGCTGCACCAGGAGGCGGCGGGAAGCCGGCGGGCGCTGGAGGACGGGTTGGGCACATCGGTCCGGTCGTTCGCCTATCCGTACGGCTACCACAGCGGCGCAGTGCGGAGCGCGGTGCGCGCCGCCGGCTACACCTCCGCCTGCGGAGTCAAGAACGCGCTGAGCCATCCGAACGATGACGTCTTCGCCATCGCCCGGGTGCTGATCGAGCGGGACACCGGCACCGCCGGGATCGGGGCTCTGCTCGACGGCACCGGTTGGCCGCTGGCCTGGCGTGGCGAGCGGCTGCGCACCCGGGGTTGGCGCGCGTACCGGCGGGCCCGCCACCTGCTGTACACCGCGCGTCCGCAGCTGACCCAGCCGCCCTCGTGA